A single region of the Salvia miltiorrhiza cultivar Shanhuang (shh) chromosome 8, IMPLAD_Smil_shh, whole genome shotgun sequence genome encodes:
- the LOC130999628 gene encoding uncharacterized protein LOC130999628 isoform X5: MLNNGNRLSMSSSAVRSWRTAFLTLRDENSASPPRATVIRLFDNLILSQSESFVAAAPQLPRHELTSDLMLLLELARDLSYYQQGIEDVTQTFVKLSGLIHGISHSSFLEMNSTMWGIVLDSFKRIVQIFLGSVETERAIIRNVSVIKPTKQCLESLRLLFSLCLTAASLSENGQLLNFVLEVVEYFHGDLKHSTYLSDNCSISRGVREVLTIAFAMIGEVYSRVGASLPVEIWKSTVVALRKVMDIMASKGLLLEDNTVATFYVELLHCLHLVLAEPRGYLTEHVAGFVASLRIFFRYGLVNKPLVMNQPTNHMKGVGSTSQNMPFEVSNQSKSSPYRPPHLRKKVAGNQQRKDEECLVSSKHEFISSDSDCSDNDGSVMDNSKAYLTEARLAAIICIQDLCRADPKLFTAQWTMLLPSNDVLQHRKYDTTLMSCFLSDPSLKVRIAAASTIMAMLDGPASISLQVAELKEHSKHGSFTTLSSSLGHILMQLHSGTLSLINHETSGRLLALSFKILMLLIASTPYSRMPPELLCRVISSLQSTIEEGFPYHNDRNSLLAAAIICLTRALSVSASSCVNNMLLGEVSTGQKSGVLYTLFRYSERLSNLSISLEALQALKSLSHNYPNVMTLCWEHISSIIYGVLSSFPDESSRLWRGNVEQTAALLKERVMTAAVKVLDECLRAISGFKGTEDLSTDKSLDSPFTSDYEKTKAISSAPSYSLETHVSTIDGSKTCILASERWLEATIKHMPFIINHSSAMVRAASVTCFAGMTSPVFFSLPEDKQEYIIESSINAALNDGVPLVRSAACRAIGVIGCFPQIYHSAEVLEKFIQAAERNTCDSLVSVRITASWALANICDSLSHCLDALHAGRGSIGSRKCYEFTSLLVDSALRLARDNDKVKANAVRGLGNLARSIKFTKQLPVNGDPLDFMHSKIESHGVQGFKDHMKERSQSVQSSSGSSVWLDQMVKAFLSCVTTGNVKVQWNVCHALSNLFLNKSLKLQDMDWTSSIFSILLLLLRDSSNFKIRIQAAAALAVPENINDYGKSYYDVVKSVEHVVENFKSDQISEPSNFKYRIALEKQLTSTMLHLLVLASRCDQGVIQDLLVKKASFLEVWFEELCSSVGDTSNSRDEAKHASIDQKKDVIFRTIQSLIEVYEISNHHLIAQKFEKLASSLL; this comes from the exons TGTGCTTGACTCTTTCAAGAGGATAGTGCAGATTTTCCTTGGCAGTGTTGAAACAGAGAGGGCAATTATTAGAAATGTTTCTGTAATTAAACCCACCAAGCAATGCTTAGAAAGTCTAAG GTTACTTTTCAGTTTATGTCTGACAGCTGCTTCACTCTCTGAAAATGGGCAACTGCTGAATTTTGTTCTTGAAGTGGTTGAGTATTTTCATGGGGACTTAAAGCATTCTACTTATTTAAGTGACAATTGTTCAATATCTAGAGGTGTGCGTGAAGTTCTAACAATTGCATTTGCCATGATTGGTGAAGTATACTCCAGAGTAGGTGCTTCTTTGCCTGTTGAAATCTGGAAGTCAACGGTTGTG gCCCTGAGAAAAGTTATGGACATCATGGCTTCTAAAGGTCTTTTGTTGGAGGATAATACCGTTGCCAC GTTTTATGTTGAGCTTCTCCATTGTCTGCACTTAGTTCTTGCAGAGCCTAGAGGATATCTAACAGAACAT GTGGCTGGCTTTGTGGCATCTTTGAGAATCTTCTTCCGCTATGGCCTTGTAAACAAGCCATTGGTTATGAATCAACCAACTAATCACATGAAGGGAGTAGGTTCGACAAGCCAAAACATGCCTTTTGAAGTATCAAATCAATCAAAAAGCAGCCCTTATAGGCCTCCACACTTGCGAAAAAAGGTTGCAGGCAATCAACAACGTAAAGATGAGGAGTGCCTGGTTTCTTCTAAACATGAATTTATTTCATCGGATTCAGATTGCAGTGATAATGATGGATCAGTAATGGATAACAGCAAAGCATATTTAACTGAGGCGAGATTAGCAGCAATTATTTGTATTCAG GATCTCTGTCGAGCTGATCCCAAATTGTTTACAGCCCAATGGACAATGCTTTTGCCATCCAATGATGTGCTGCAACACAG GAAATATGACACTACTCTGATGAGTTGCTTTCTTTCCGACCCTTCGTTGAAG GTCCGGATTGCAGCTGCTTCTACTATTATGGCAATGTTGGATGGCCCTGCTTCTATTTCCTTACAGGTAGCAGAGCTTAAAGAGCACTCAAAACATGGGTCATTTACCACACTTTCTAGTTCTCTTGGGCATATCTTGATGCAACTTCATTCAG GTACTTTGTCTTTAATCAACCATGAAACCAGTGGTAGATTGCTGGCATTGTCGTTTAAAATCCTAATGCTTTTGATAGCATCTACACC ATATTCAAGAATGCCACCTGAGCTGCTCTGTAGGGTTATCTCTTCACTCCAATCAACAATTGAAGAGGGGTTTCCATATCATAATGATCGGAATAGCTTGCTG GCTGCAGCAATTATTTGCTTAACCAGAGCTCTTTCTGTGTCTGCCTCATCTTGTGTCAACAATATGCTGCTGGGAGAAGTTTCAACAG GTCAGAAGTCTGGAGTACTGTATACCCTGTTTCGATATTCTGAACGATTATCCAACCTATCAATAAGCTTAGAGGCACTTCAG GCTCTTAAATCTTTGTCTCATAATTATCCAAATGTAATGACCTTATGCTGGGAACATATTTCCTCTATCATTTATGGAGTATTGAGCTCATTCCCTGATGAGTCTTCAAGACTATGGAGAGGTAATGTTGAGCAGACTGCTGCACTGTTGAAGGAGAGAGTCATGACTGCTGCTGTCAAG GTTTTGGATGAATGTCTTCGGGCTATTTCTGGCTTTAAAGGAACTGAAGATCTTTCAACTGATAAATCTCTTGACAGTCCATTTACGTCTGACTATGAGAAAACAAAGGCAATCTCATCAGCTCCATCATACAGTTTAGAGACCCATGTTTCAACTATTGATGGTTCTAAAACATGTATCTTGGCAAGTGAGAGATGGTTGGAAGCAACAATCAAGCATATGCCTTTTATTATTAATCATTCTTCTGCGATG gtaAGAGCTGCATCAGTGACCTGTTTTGCTGGAATGACTTCTCCCGTTTTCTTTTCCCTTCCCGAGGATAAACAGGAATACATAATTGAATCTTCA aTTAATGCTGCTCTAAATGATGGGGTTCCTTTAGTTAGGTCAGCTGCTTGCCGAGCCATTGGTGTCATTGGATGTTTCCCACAAATATATCATAG CGCAGAGGTCCTGGAAAAGTTTATCCAGGCTGCTGAGCGCAACACTTGTGATTCACTGGTTTCT GTGCGTATTACAGCTTCATGGGCATTAGCAAACATATGTGATTCTCTTAGTCATTGCTTGGATGCACTTCATGCTGGAAGAGGTTCAATTG GATCTAGAAAATGTTATGAATTCACATCACTGCTAGTAGACAGTGCGTTGCGTCTGGCAAGGGACAATGACAAG GTCAAAGCAAATGCCGTTAGGGGTCTAGGAAATCTTGCAAGATCTATCAAATTTACAAAACAATTACCTGTTAATGGTGATCCACTGGATTTTATGCATTCTAAAATTGAATCCCACGGCGTACAAGGATTCAAGGATCATATGAAAGAAAGGTCACAATCAGTTCAAAGTTCTTCGGGGAGTTCTGTTTGGCTTGATCAGATGGTGAAAGCATTTCTTTCTTGTGTCACGACTGGAAACGTTAAG GTTCAATGGAATGTATGTCATGCGTTGAGCAATTTATTTTTGAACAAGTCTTTGAAGCTGCAAGACATGGATTG GACCTCATCTATATTTAGTATCCTTTTGTTGCTACTTCGGGATTCTTCAAATTTTAAGATAAGGATACAAGCTGCTGCCGCCTTGGCTGTACCAGAAAATATAAATG ATTATGGAAAATCATATTATGATGTCGTTAAAAGTGTGGAGCATGTTGTTGAGAACTTTAAATCAGATCAGATTTCTGAACCTTCTAACTTCAAATACCGGATTGCTCTGGAAAAGCAG TTGACTTCAACAATGCTGCATCTACTAGTTCTTGCATCAAGATGCGACCAAGGAGTTATACAAGATTTACTTGTGAAA AAAGCATCATTCCTTGAGGTTTGGTTTGAAGAACTGTGCTCATCTGTTGGGGATACAAGTAATTCACGTGATGAGGCAAAACATGCGTCTATTGACCAGAAAAAGGATGTTATATTCAGAACAATTCAGTCACTGATTGAGGTGTATGAAATCAGTAATCATCATCTCATTGctcaaaaatttgaaaaattggCCAGTAGCTTGCTCTAA
- the LOC130999628 gene encoding uncharacterized protein LOC130999628 isoform X4, whose product MLNNGNRLSMSSSAVRSWRTAFLTLRDENSASPPRATVIRLFDNLILSQSESFVAAAPQLPRHELTSDLMLLLELARDLSYYQQGIEDVTQTFVKLSGLIHGISHSSFLEMNSTMWGIVLDSFKRIVQIFLGSVETERAIIRNVSVIKPTKQCLESLRLLFSLCLTAASLSENGQLLNFVLEVVEYFHGDLKHSTYLSDNCSISRGVREVLTIAFAMIGEVYSRVGASLPVEIWKSTVVALRKVMDIMASKGLLLEDNTVATFYVELLHCLHLVLAEPRGYLTEHVAGFVASLRIFFRYGLVNKPLVMNQPTNHMKGVGSTSQNMPFEVSNQSKSSPYRPPHLRKKVAGNQQRKDEECLVSSKHEFISSDSDCSDNDGSVMDNSKAYLTEARLAAIICIQDLCRADPKLFTAQWTMLLPSNDVLQHRKYDTTLMSCFLSDPSLKVRIAAASTIMAMLDGPASISLQVAELKEHSKHGSFTTLSSSLGHILMQLHSGTLSLINHETSGRLLALSFKILMLLIASTPYSRMPPELLCRVISSLQSTIEEGFPYHNDRNSLLAAAIICLTRALSVSASSCVNNMLLGEVSTGCHLEGQKSGVLYTLFRYSERLSNLSISLEALQALKSLSHNYPNVMTLCWEHISSIIYGVLSSFPDESSRLWRGNVEQTAALLKERVMTAAVKVLDECLRAISGFKGTEDLSTDKSLDSPFTSDYEKTKAISSAPSYSLETHVSTIDGSKTCILASERWLEATIKHMPFIINHSSAMVRAASVTCFAGMTSPVFFSLPEDKQEYIIESSINAALNDGVPLVRSAACRAIGVIGCFPQIYHSAEVLEKFIQAAERNTCDSLVSVRITASWALANICDSLSHCLDALHAGRGSIGSRKCYEFTSLLVDSALRLARDNDKVKANAVRGLGNLARSIKFTKQLPVNGDPLDFMHSKIESHGVQGFKDHMKERSQSVQSSSGSSVWLDQMVKAFLSCVTTGNVKVQWNVCHALSNLFLNKSLKLQDMDWTSSIFSILLLLLRDSSNFKIRIQAAAALAVPENINDYGKSYYDVVKSVEHVVENFKSDQISEPSNFKYRIALEKQLTSTMLHLLVLASRCDQGVIQDLLVKKASFLEVWFEELCSSVGDTSNSRDEAKHASIDQKKDVIFRTIQSLIEVYEISNHHLIAQKFEKLASSLL is encoded by the exons TGTGCTTGACTCTTTCAAGAGGATAGTGCAGATTTTCCTTGGCAGTGTTGAAACAGAGAGGGCAATTATTAGAAATGTTTCTGTAATTAAACCCACCAAGCAATGCTTAGAAAGTCTAAG GTTACTTTTCAGTTTATGTCTGACAGCTGCTTCACTCTCTGAAAATGGGCAACTGCTGAATTTTGTTCTTGAAGTGGTTGAGTATTTTCATGGGGACTTAAAGCATTCTACTTATTTAAGTGACAATTGTTCAATATCTAGAGGTGTGCGTGAAGTTCTAACAATTGCATTTGCCATGATTGGTGAAGTATACTCCAGAGTAGGTGCTTCTTTGCCTGTTGAAATCTGGAAGTCAACGGTTGTG gCCCTGAGAAAAGTTATGGACATCATGGCTTCTAAAGGTCTTTTGTTGGAGGATAATACCGTTGCCAC GTTTTATGTTGAGCTTCTCCATTGTCTGCACTTAGTTCTTGCAGAGCCTAGAGGATATCTAACAGAACAT GTGGCTGGCTTTGTGGCATCTTTGAGAATCTTCTTCCGCTATGGCCTTGTAAACAAGCCATTGGTTATGAATCAACCAACTAATCACATGAAGGGAGTAGGTTCGACAAGCCAAAACATGCCTTTTGAAGTATCAAATCAATCAAAAAGCAGCCCTTATAGGCCTCCACACTTGCGAAAAAAGGTTGCAGGCAATCAACAACGTAAAGATGAGGAGTGCCTGGTTTCTTCTAAACATGAATTTATTTCATCGGATTCAGATTGCAGTGATAATGATGGATCAGTAATGGATAACAGCAAAGCATATTTAACTGAGGCGAGATTAGCAGCAATTATTTGTATTCAG GATCTCTGTCGAGCTGATCCCAAATTGTTTACAGCCCAATGGACAATGCTTTTGCCATCCAATGATGTGCTGCAACACAG GAAATATGACACTACTCTGATGAGTTGCTTTCTTTCCGACCCTTCGTTGAAG GTCCGGATTGCAGCTGCTTCTACTATTATGGCAATGTTGGATGGCCCTGCTTCTATTTCCTTACAGGTAGCAGAGCTTAAAGAGCACTCAAAACATGGGTCATTTACCACACTTTCTAGTTCTCTTGGGCATATCTTGATGCAACTTCATTCAG GTACTTTGTCTTTAATCAACCATGAAACCAGTGGTAGATTGCTGGCATTGTCGTTTAAAATCCTAATGCTTTTGATAGCATCTACACC ATATTCAAGAATGCCACCTGAGCTGCTCTGTAGGGTTATCTCTTCACTCCAATCAACAATTGAAGAGGGGTTTCCATATCATAATGATCGGAATAGCTTGCTG GCTGCAGCAATTATTTGCTTAACCAGAGCTCTTTCTGTGTCTGCCTCATCTTGTGTCAACAATATGCTGCTGGGAGAAGTTTCAACAG GTTGTCATCTTGAAGGTCAGAAGTCTGGAGTACTGTATACCCTGTTTCGATATTCTGAACGATTATCCAACCTATCAATAAGCTTAGAGGCACTTCAG GCTCTTAAATCTTTGTCTCATAATTATCCAAATGTAATGACCTTATGCTGGGAACATATTTCCTCTATCATTTATGGAGTATTGAGCTCATTCCCTGATGAGTCTTCAAGACTATGGAGAGGTAATGTTGAGCAGACTGCTGCACTGTTGAAGGAGAGAGTCATGACTGCTGCTGTCAAG GTTTTGGATGAATGTCTTCGGGCTATTTCTGGCTTTAAAGGAACTGAAGATCTTTCAACTGATAAATCTCTTGACAGTCCATTTACGTCTGACTATGAGAAAACAAAGGCAATCTCATCAGCTCCATCATACAGTTTAGAGACCCATGTTTCAACTATTGATGGTTCTAAAACATGTATCTTGGCAAGTGAGAGATGGTTGGAAGCAACAATCAAGCATATGCCTTTTATTATTAATCATTCTTCTGCGATG gtaAGAGCTGCATCAGTGACCTGTTTTGCTGGAATGACTTCTCCCGTTTTCTTTTCCCTTCCCGAGGATAAACAGGAATACATAATTGAATCTTCA aTTAATGCTGCTCTAAATGATGGGGTTCCTTTAGTTAGGTCAGCTGCTTGCCGAGCCATTGGTGTCATTGGATGTTTCCCACAAATATATCATAG CGCAGAGGTCCTGGAAAAGTTTATCCAGGCTGCTGAGCGCAACACTTGTGATTCACTGGTTTCT GTGCGTATTACAGCTTCATGGGCATTAGCAAACATATGTGATTCTCTTAGTCATTGCTTGGATGCACTTCATGCTGGAAGAGGTTCAATTG GATCTAGAAAATGTTATGAATTCACATCACTGCTAGTAGACAGTGCGTTGCGTCTGGCAAGGGACAATGACAAG GTCAAAGCAAATGCCGTTAGGGGTCTAGGAAATCTTGCAAGATCTATCAAATTTACAAAACAATTACCTGTTAATGGTGATCCACTGGATTTTATGCATTCTAAAATTGAATCCCACGGCGTACAAGGATTCAAGGATCATATGAAAGAAAGGTCACAATCAGTTCAAAGTTCTTCGGGGAGTTCTGTTTGGCTTGATCAGATGGTGAAAGCATTTCTTTCTTGTGTCACGACTGGAAACGTTAAG GTTCAATGGAATGTATGTCATGCGTTGAGCAATTTATTTTTGAACAAGTCTTTGAAGCTGCAAGACATGGATTG GACCTCATCTATATTTAGTATCCTTTTGTTGCTACTTCGGGATTCTTCAAATTTTAAGATAAGGATACAAGCTGCTGCCGCCTTGGCTGTACCAGAAAATATAAATG ATTATGGAAAATCATATTATGATGTCGTTAAAAGTGTGGAGCATGTTGTTGAGAACTTTAAATCAGATCAGATTTCTGAACCTTCTAACTTCAAATACCGGATTGCTCTGGAAAAGCAG TTGACTTCAACAATGCTGCATCTACTAGTTCTTGCATCAAGATGCGACCAAGGAGTTATACAAGATTTACTTGTGAAA AAAGCATCATTCCTTGAGGTTTGGTTTGAAGAACTGTGCTCATCTGTTGGGGATACAAGTAATTCACGTGATGAGGCAAAACATGCGTCTATTGACCAGAAAAAGGATGTTATATTCAGAACAATTCAGTCACTGATTGAGGTGTATGAAATCAGTAATCATCATCTCATTGctcaaaaatttgaaaaattggCCAGTAGCTTGCTCTAA
- the LOC130999628 gene encoding uncharacterized protein LOC130999628 isoform X3, producing MLNNGNRLSMSSSAVRSWRTAFLTLRDENSASPPRATVIRLFDNLILSQSESFVAAAPQLPRHELTSDLMLLLELARDLSYYQQGIEDVTQTFVKLSGLIHGISHSSFLEMNSTMWGIVLDSFKRIVQIFLGSVETERAIIRNVSVIKPTKQCLESLRLLFSLCLTAASLSENGQLLNFVLEVVEYFHGDLKHSTYLSDNCSISRGVREVLTIAFAMIGEVYSRVGASLPVEIWKSTVVALRKVMDIMASKGLLLEDNTVATFYVELLHCLHLVLAEPRGYLTEHVAGFVASLRIFFRYGLVNKPLVMNQPTNHMKGVGSTSQNMPFEVSNQSKSSPYRPPHLRKKVAGNQQRKDEECLVSSKHEFISSDSDCSDNDGSVMDNSKAYLTEARLAAIICIQDLCRADPKLFTAQWTMLLPSNDVLQHRKYDTTLMSCFLSDPSLKVSLYRLQFLSNEPILCSFYIYVRIAAASTIMAMLDGPASISLQVAELKEHSKHGSFTTLSSSLGHILMQLHSGTLSLINHETSGRLLALSFKILMLLIASTPYSRMPPELLCRVISSLQSTIEEGFPYHNDRNSLLAAAIICLTRALSVSASSCVNNMLLGEVSTGQKSGVLYTLFRYSERLSNLSISLEALQALKSLSHNYPNVMTLCWEHISSIIYGVLSSFPDESSRLWRGNVEQTAALLKERVMTAAVKVLDECLRAISGFKGTEDLSTDKSLDSPFTSDYEKTKAISSAPSYSLETHVSTIDGSKTCILASERWLEATIKHMPFIINHSSAMVRAASVTCFAGMTSPVFFSLPEDKQEYIIESSINAALNDGVPLVRSAACRAIGVIGCFPQIYHSAEVLEKFIQAAERNTCDSLVSVRITASWALANICDSLSHCLDALHAGRGSIGSRKCYEFTSLLVDSALRLARDNDKVKANAVRGLGNLARSIKFTKQLPVNGDPLDFMHSKIESHGVQGFKDHMKERSQSVQSSSGSSVWLDQMVKAFLSCVTTGNVKVQWNVCHALSNLFLNKSLKLQDMDWTSSIFSILLLLLRDSSNFKIRIQAAAALAVPENINDYGKSYYDVVKSVEHVVENFKSDQISEPSNFKYRIALEKQLTSTMLHLLVLASRCDQGVIQDLLVKKASFLEVWFEELCSSVGDTSNSRDEAKHASIDQKKDVIFRTIQSLIEVYEISNHHLIAQKFEKLASSLL from the exons TGTGCTTGACTCTTTCAAGAGGATAGTGCAGATTTTCCTTGGCAGTGTTGAAACAGAGAGGGCAATTATTAGAAATGTTTCTGTAATTAAACCCACCAAGCAATGCTTAGAAAGTCTAAG GTTACTTTTCAGTTTATGTCTGACAGCTGCTTCACTCTCTGAAAATGGGCAACTGCTGAATTTTGTTCTTGAAGTGGTTGAGTATTTTCATGGGGACTTAAAGCATTCTACTTATTTAAGTGACAATTGTTCAATATCTAGAGGTGTGCGTGAAGTTCTAACAATTGCATTTGCCATGATTGGTGAAGTATACTCCAGAGTAGGTGCTTCTTTGCCTGTTGAAATCTGGAAGTCAACGGTTGTG gCCCTGAGAAAAGTTATGGACATCATGGCTTCTAAAGGTCTTTTGTTGGAGGATAATACCGTTGCCAC GTTTTATGTTGAGCTTCTCCATTGTCTGCACTTAGTTCTTGCAGAGCCTAGAGGATATCTAACAGAACAT GTGGCTGGCTTTGTGGCATCTTTGAGAATCTTCTTCCGCTATGGCCTTGTAAACAAGCCATTGGTTATGAATCAACCAACTAATCACATGAAGGGAGTAGGTTCGACAAGCCAAAACATGCCTTTTGAAGTATCAAATCAATCAAAAAGCAGCCCTTATAGGCCTCCACACTTGCGAAAAAAGGTTGCAGGCAATCAACAACGTAAAGATGAGGAGTGCCTGGTTTCTTCTAAACATGAATTTATTTCATCGGATTCAGATTGCAGTGATAATGATGGATCAGTAATGGATAACAGCAAAGCATATTTAACTGAGGCGAGATTAGCAGCAATTATTTGTATTCAG GATCTCTGTCGAGCTGATCCCAAATTGTTTACAGCCCAATGGACAATGCTTTTGCCATCCAATGATGTGCTGCAACACAG GAAATATGACACTACTCTGATGAGTTGCTTTCTTTCCGACCCTTCGTTGAAGGTTTCATTATATCGGCTGCAGTTTCTATCAAATGAACCAATTCTATGctctttttatatttat GTCCGGATTGCAGCTGCTTCTACTATTATGGCAATGTTGGATGGCCCTGCTTCTATTTCCTTACAGGTAGCAGAGCTTAAAGAGCACTCAAAACATGGGTCATTTACCACACTTTCTAGTTCTCTTGGGCATATCTTGATGCAACTTCATTCAG GTACTTTGTCTTTAATCAACCATGAAACCAGTGGTAGATTGCTGGCATTGTCGTTTAAAATCCTAATGCTTTTGATAGCATCTACACC ATATTCAAGAATGCCACCTGAGCTGCTCTGTAGGGTTATCTCTTCACTCCAATCAACAATTGAAGAGGGGTTTCCATATCATAATGATCGGAATAGCTTGCTG GCTGCAGCAATTATTTGCTTAACCAGAGCTCTTTCTGTGTCTGCCTCATCTTGTGTCAACAATATGCTGCTGGGAGAAGTTTCAACAG GTCAGAAGTCTGGAGTACTGTATACCCTGTTTCGATATTCTGAACGATTATCCAACCTATCAATAAGCTTAGAGGCACTTCAG GCTCTTAAATCTTTGTCTCATAATTATCCAAATGTAATGACCTTATGCTGGGAACATATTTCCTCTATCATTTATGGAGTATTGAGCTCATTCCCTGATGAGTCTTCAAGACTATGGAGAGGTAATGTTGAGCAGACTGCTGCACTGTTGAAGGAGAGAGTCATGACTGCTGCTGTCAAG GTTTTGGATGAATGTCTTCGGGCTATTTCTGGCTTTAAAGGAACTGAAGATCTTTCAACTGATAAATCTCTTGACAGTCCATTTACGTCTGACTATGAGAAAACAAAGGCAATCTCATCAGCTCCATCATACAGTTTAGAGACCCATGTTTCAACTATTGATGGTTCTAAAACATGTATCTTGGCAAGTGAGAGATGGTTGGAAGCAACAATCAAGCATATGCCTTTTATTATTAATCATTCTTCTGCGATG gtaAGAGCTGCATCAGTGACCTGTTTTGCTGGAATGACTTCTCCCGTTTTCTTTTCCCTTCCCGAGGATAAACAGGAATACATAATTGAATCTTCA aTTAATGCTGCTCTAAATGATGGGGTTCCTTTAGTTAGGTCAGCTGCTTGCCGAGCCATTGGTGTCATTGGATGTTTCCCACAAATATATCATAG CGCAGAGGTCCTGGAAAAGTTTATCCAGGCTGCTGAGCGCAACACTTGTGATTCACTGGTTTCT GTGCGTATTACAGCTTCATGGGCATTAGCAAACATATGTGATTCTCTTAGTCATTGCTTGGATGCACTTCATGCTGGAAGAGGTTCAATTG GATCTAGAAAATGTTATGAATTCACATCACTGCTAGTAGACAGTGCGTTGCGTCTGGCAAGGGACAATGACAAG GTCAAAGCAAATGCCGTTAGGGGTCTAGGAAATCTTGCAAGATCTATCAAATTTACAAAACAATTACCTGTTAATGGTGATCCACTGGATTTTATGCATTCTAAAATTGAATCCCACGGCGTACAAGGATTCAAGGATCATATGAAAGAAAGGTCACAATCAGTTCAAAGTTCTTCGGGGAGTTCTGTTTGGCTTGATCAGATGGTGAAAGCATTTCTTTCTTGTGTCACGACTGGAAACGTTAAG GTTCAATGGAATGTATGTCATGCGTTGAGCAATTTATTTTTGAACAAGTCTTTGAAGCTGCAAGACATGGATTG GACCTCATCTATATTTAGTATCCTTTTGTTGCTACTTCGGGATTCTTCAAATTTTAAGATAAGGATACAAGCTGCTGCCGCCTTGGCTGTACCAGAAAATATAAATG ATTATGGAAAATCATATTATGATGTCGTTAAAAGTGTGGAGCATGTTGTTGAGAACTTTAAATCAGATCAGATTTCTGAACCTTCTAACTTCAAATACCGGATTGCTCTGGAAAAGCAG TTGACTTCAACAATGCTGCATCTACTAGTTCTTGCATCAAGATGCGACCAAGGAGTTATACAAGATTTACTTGTGAAA AAAGCATCATTCCTTGAGGTTTGGTTTGAAGAACTGTGCTCATCTGTTGGGGATACAAGTAATTCACGTGATGAGGCAAAACATGCGTCTATTGACCAGAAAAAGGATGTTATATTCAGAACAATTCAGTCACTGATTGAGGTGTATGAAATCAGTAATCATCATCTCATTGctcaaaaatttgaaaaattggCCAGTAGCTTGCTCTAA